From the Lathyrus oleraceus cultivar Zhongwan6 chromosome 4, CAAS_Psat_ZW6_1.0, whole genome shotgun sequence genome, one window contains:
- the LOC127137859 gene encoding putative F-box/LRR-repeat protein 23 produces the protein MASRKLDNIIGLAPNWLELPKDVTLKILQLLGAVEIVMIARQVCPMWRNICMNPSMWKSIEMIKVLNSPYDLEKICMYAVDHGGDHVEEINVEFFATDKLIKKIAERTSNLRRIRISKCSKISDKVFIDAAKKFPLLEELELSFNDLNKESLEAIGKNCPLLKTLKFNRTYKGINCSSYKGFKCNKEALAIATTMPRLQHLDLWGNKLTNEGLMAILDGCPDLKSLDIRMCYNIVMRGNLAKRCYENIKKFRHPCEYIEKNDVDEDDFVYEFHCECRPRGSKARYMDFSKFHR, from the exons ATGGCTTCGAGGAAATTGGATAACATAATAGGGTTAGCTCCAAATTGGCTTGAACTTCCAAAAGATGTGACATTAAAGATACTCCAATTACTTGGTGCTGTAGAAATTGTGATGATTGCTCGTCAAGTGTGTCCTATGTGGAGAAACATTTGTATGAACCCTAGCATGTGGAAGAGCATTGAAATGATCAAAGTTCTCAATTCACCATATGACTTGGAGAAGATTTGTATGTATGCTGTTGATCATGGTGGTGATCATGTGGAAGAAATTAATGTTGAGTTTTTTGCTACTGATAAACTCATCAAAAAAATAGCTGAAAG AACTAGCAATCTGCGACGCATTCGGATTTCAAAGTGTTCAAAAATTTCCGATAAAGTATTCATTGATGCTGCAAAAAAGTTTCCACTGCTAGAAGAGCTTGAACTTTCATTCAATGATTTAAACAAAGAATCCCTAGAAGCAATAGGCAAAAACTGTCCTCTTTTGAAAACCCTAAAATTCAACCGAACCTACAAAGGGATTAATTGTTCATCATACAAAGGTTTCAAATGCAACAAAGAAGCACTTGCTATTGCTACAACAATGCCTAGGTTACAACATCTTGATCTTTGGGGAAACAAGCTTACAAATGAAGGATTGATGGCTATTCTTGATGGTTGTCCTGACCTTAAATCACTTGACATTCGTATGTGTTACAATATCGTTATGCGCGGAAATTTGGCGAAAAGGTGTTACGAGAATATTAAAAAATTTAGGCATCCATGTGAGTATATTGAGAAAaatgatgttgatgaagatgattttGTTTATGAGTTTCATTGCGAATGTCGTCCGAGAGGTAGCAAGGCAAGATACATGGATTTTAGTAAGTTTCATCGTTGA